Proteins from one Mesotoga infera genomic window:
- a CDS encoding right-handed parallel beta-helix repeat-containing protein → MRKKHAFPIFVALLVLLISACSSPKPPKFEIPDQRIEEGSVLRLLLTDFAEVSTNEKLSFELKEGKGKIEGNNYLYSASFEDSGTSKVIIIAKTDKGKETEAAFNLIIEDKNRSPIISIDNLELSREGELTLDLKKMASDPDGDSLSFFLSSGKGTIESYKLKVVGKDLDYGENKFSVQVIDTKGATALTNFSIVVPLPSVVDSGNTLYAGLGGDYETIQQAVSAAKTGDTVFILPGNYTENISISKSIHIVGSSRDEVVISASNESSAIIYVRNGNGVKISGLTLKTLGPAIQFSRSSGEINDCIIKGGRFGVSFSGSSGTYITVTNCTFSALESEYNPEKLGERLTGLYAYGTGKVEVANSVFVRNGTGLYLSNEITFKVLNSTFDQNTIGISITGTANGLIRDNLIMRNMDNGILLRSTSTVEFENNRFLDNIRHGFDLYLKSCTDCGCGGTVFNGTVLGSGNVFDDEKAICPRDFSWPEGFYKVDEQISKTN, encoded by the coding sequence ATGCGCAAGAAGCATGCGTTTCCTATATTCGTTGCCCTTTTAGTGTTGCTCATTAGTGCATGCAGTTCACCCAAACCACCCAAATTCGAGATTCCCGATCAAAGAATTGAAGAAGGCTCCGTTCTACGGCTTTTGTTAACGGATTTTGCCGAGGTCTCAACTAACGAAAAACTTTCTTTCGAGCTGAAAGAAGGAAAAGGAAAAATAGAGGGAAACAATTACCTGTATTCAGCTTCATTCGAAGATTCAGGTACAAGCAAGGTAATTATAATTGCAAAGACTGACAAAGGCAAGGAAACAGAGGCGGCTTTTAATCTTATCATAGAAGACAAGAACCGTAGTCCGATAATCTCAATTGATAATCTTGAATTATCTCGCGAAGGCGAACTCACTCTGGACCTGAAAAAGATGGCAAGTGATCCAGATGGTGATTCACTTTCATTCTTCCTAAGTTCGGGAAAAGGAACTATAGAAAGTTATAAGCTCAAGGTTGTCGGGAAAGATCTCGACTATGGAGAGAATAAGTTTTCTGTACAAGTTATTGATACAAAAGGCGCAACAGCACTTACGAATTTTTCAATCGTCGTTCCTTTACCATCTGTAGTGGATTCCGGGAATACATTGTATGCCGGACTAGGCGGAGATTACGAAACCATACAGCAAGCAGTTAGCGCTGCAAAGACCGGTGATACGGTATTTATCCTTCCTGGCAATTATACTGAGAATATAAGTATTTCAAAAAGCATACATATTGTAGGATCTTCTAGAGACGAAGTTGTTATTAGCGCAAGTAATGAGTCATCGGCAATTATTTACGTTCGTAATGGTAATGGTGTCAAGATATCTGGACTGACATTGAAAACTCTGGGACCGGCAATCCAGTTTTCGAGGTCATCTGGTGAAATCAATGACTGCATTATCAAAGGTGGTAGATTCGGAGTGTCTTTTAGCGGTTCTTCCGGTACTTATATAACTGTTACCAATTGTACTTTCTCCGCTCTAGAAAGCGAGTACAATCCCGAAAAGCTGGGAGAACGTTTGACAGGGCTTTACGCTTATGGTACTGGAAAAGTAGAAGTTGCCAACTCGGTTTTTGTACGAAACGGCACTGGCCTATATCTTTCAAATGAGATCACCTTCAAAGTTTTGAATTCAACCTTCGATCAGAATACGATAGGCATTTCGATAACAGGAACGGCTAACGGACTAATTCGAGACAATCTAATTATGAGAAACATGGACAATGGAATACTTCTGAGAAGCACCTCTACCGTAGAGTTCGAAAACAACCGATTCTTGGACAATATTCGTCACGGTTTCGATCTCTATCTCAAAAGTTGTACCGATTGCGGTTGTGGCGGTACTGTCTTCAATGGGACTGTTCTGGGCTCTGGAAACGTATTTGATGACGAGAAAGCGATTTGCCCCAGAGACTTCAGTTGGCCCGAAGGCTTCTATAAGGTGGATGAGCAGATCTCAAAAACCAACTAG
- a CDS encoding InlB B-repeat-containing protein, which yields MRINMKGILISIFVVFIVLMSSCVPRVKLFTLEVISDPDTIGIVLLDEIEQTEFEPSDIRLTPFSISLKPEERVVVRVVDEEPSEELNEIHVFDVWSDGSQDNPRVITVDSNKKLEAKTLTKFKVTVSTDPKKLIEIPGSGWYEKGSSLTLTAPQVENYTFNGWNVNGEAINDNPLVITVDKPTKIEAVYSEIPFRTLSVGSEPEGLKIIIDSLEYTSPSSIQAREGTSHTIEFKAQERDESSFVSGVDTRYTFKSWNDSNTSNPRTVLLDSDKSYTVQTETRYLVETSTLPEGVASIDGAGWEVKDSLFSYVSPDSIGYDFSHWEVNGIRIDGRSVEITHDSPKKIVAVYTLKGYSVNVNTEPSGLEVKVNGVKKVAPASVVVNHGDTVSLEIVTPQERDESGNVEGIDTRYSFTKWSDESTAKARTITVTENVSLTAQMKSEYLVSVSSSVVSIPGSGWYEKGSSLTLTAPQVENYTFNGWNVNGEAINDNPLVITVDKPTKIEAVYSEIPFRTLSVGSEPEGLKIIIDSLEYTSPSSIQAREGTSHTIEFKAQERDESSFVSGVDTRYTFKSWNDSNTSNPRTVLLDSDKSYTVQTETRYLVETSTLPEGVASIDGAGWEVKDSLFSYVSPDSIGYDFSHWEVNGIRIDGRSVEITHDSPKKIVAVYTLKGYSVNVNTEPSGLEVKVNGVKKVAPASVVVNHGDTVSLEIVTPQERDESGNVEGIDTRYSFTKWSDESTAKARTITVTENVSLTAQMKSEYLVSVSSSVVSIPGSGWYEKGSSLTLTAPQVEGYSFLNWTVNGEIVENQELCITVSEPSKVEAIYGQLGKYNLTVSTYPAGLEILIDGAKKKAPAMIEDWEGSSHSFGITALQERDESDRIDGIDSRYTFLKWNDGNTSTTRNLVLSSSVSYTAQMKSEYLVSVSSSVVSIPGSGWYEKGSSLTLTAPQVEGYSFLNWTVNGETLNDNPLQINLDSPKKVIARYNAIPTLEIPDQTVCTGTNLVLDLRNFVSDSDGDPIVFSKVSGVGTISGNQFSYNANTAGTYSVTVRASDGRGGEATDTFSITVESSNNAPLKPSNPAPSSGATGVGTSITLSWNCSDPDGDALVYDIYFGTTTNPARVSAGQTARSYTASNLAESTKYYWKVVARDAKGLETAGDLWNFTTKSNQPPAKPSSPNPANNSSDIAASITLSWNCSDPDGDSLKYDVYFGESSNPSKVASGITTKSYNPGNLQNGKDYYWKIVATDAKGATTQGDVWKFRTEAAEIPPEDGIDMNGPVYTGNVLLVSNESESANTTEYTGTLSSDYLPSGDVLPKNLPIEAYAINPEIPLPDDIDLSMKMRPDLVEAGFELAAVGSTRSFHVNNFRTNLNYQITATLQYIGETCEIWVENPSEITVSKATQLGQEFDNVIYPLATEYFYTPSDVNGDGRVAILCFDIQDDFDNTGAYVGGYFSSGDLFNTSTSNKMEIFYIDTYPTMRYPASNPVDVSRAYSTLVHEFQHMVNFNRNYFVEKGSSMPKWLNEGLSMSAEHIYKGTLTSRISYYNYATSIKNGQSLLYWNDNGDVLANYSLSYLFLQYVRTQGGGDPAIFRDILLDSCNDQRAVTATLAKRGVNVGFGDLMTAFRIALLLKKPTGLYGFRGDSSFDGITVSYYTGGAKNLRGGSAIFKTINPSFTDPGNSGSSIQYVGICK from the coding sequence ATGAGGATAAACATGAAAGGCATACTGATATCAATTTTCGTAGTTTTCATAGTACTTATGAGCAGTTGCGTACCGAGAGTAAAACTCTTCACTCTGGAAGTGATTTCCGACCCCGATACTATTGGGATCGTTCTTCTGGATGAGATAGAGCAGACTGAATTCGAGCCTTCGGATATTCGTCTGACTCCGTTCAGCATTAGCTTGAAGCCTGAGGAGCGAGTCGTAGTTAGAGTCGTGGACGAAGAGCCTTCTGAAGAGCTTAACGAGATTCACGTTTTTGACGTTTGGAGCGATGGATCACAAGACAATCCCAGAGTAATAACAGTTGATTCCAACAAGAAACTTGAAGCAAAGACTTTGACAAAGTTCAAGGTTACTGTAAGCACAGATCCTAAGAAACTCATTGAGATTCCCGGAAGCGGTTGGTACGAGAAGGGCAGCAGCCTCACACTCACCGCCCCGCAGGTCGAGAACTACACCTTCAACGGCTGGAACGTCAACGGAGAGGCGATAAACGACAACCCCCTGGTGATTACGGTCGACAAACCCACAAAGATCGAAGCCGTTTACAGTGAAATACCTTTCAGGACTCTTTCGGTTGGAAGCGAACCCGAAGGACTGAAGATAATCATAGACTCACTTGAGTACACATCACCTTCGAGCATTCAGGCAAGAGAGGGAACTTCCCATACGATAGAGTTCAAAGCTCAGGAGAGAGACGAAAGCTCTTTCGTATCCGGTGTAGACACAAGATATACTTTCAAGTCATGGAACGATTCCAATACTTCAAATCCAAGAACGGTGCTCCTCGATTCGGATAAGAGCTACACAGTCCAGACGGAGACACGATATCTAGTCGAGACCTCGACACTGCCCGAAGGAGTTGCCAGCATAGATGGCGCGGGCTGGGAAGTAAAGGACTCTCTTTTTTCTTATGTATCACCTGATTCAATCGGATACGACTTTTCGCACTGGGAAGTAAACGGGATCAGGATAGATGGAAGAAGCGTAGAGATAACTCATGATTCACCAAAAAAGATAGTCGCCGTATATACGCTCAAGGGATACAGCGTGAATGTAAACACTGAGCCTTCGGGGCTGGAAGTGAAAGTGAACGGAGTCAAGAAGGTAGCTCCGGCAAGTGTGGTAGTCAATCATGGAGACACGGTATCACTTGAGATAGTAACGCCACAGGAGAGAGACGAGAGCGGTAATGTAGAAGGAATAGACACAAGGTACAGTTTCACCAAGTGGAGCGACGAAAGCACTGCGAAGGCGAGAACGATAACCGTAACCGAAAACGTATCGTTGACAGCCCAGATGAAGAGTGAGTATCTCGTAAGCGTGAGCTCATCGGTAGTCTCTATTCCCGGAAGCGGTTGGTACGAGAAGGGCAGCAGCCTCACACTCACCGCCCCGCAGGTCGAGAACTACACCTTCAACGGCTGGAACGTCAACGGAGAGGCGATAAACGACAACCCCCTGGTGATTACGGTCGACAAACCCACAAAGATCGAAGCCGTTTACAGCGAAATACCTTTCAGGACTCTTTCGGTTGGAAGCGAACCCGAAGGTTTGAAGATAATCATAGACTCACTTGAGTACACATCACCTTCGAGCATTCAGGCAAGAGAGGGAACTTCCCATACGATAGAGTTCAAAGCTCAGGAGAGAGACGAAAGCTCTTTCGTATCCGGTGTAGACACAAGATATACTTTCAAGTCATGGAACGATTCCAATACTTCAAATCCAAGAACGGTGCTCCTCGATTCGGATAAGAGCTACACAGTCCAGACGGAGACACGATATCTAGTCGAGACCTCGACACTGCCCGAAGGAGTTGCCAGCATAGATGGCGCGGGCTGGGAAGTAAAGGACTCTCTTTTTTCTTATGTATCACCTGATTCAATCGGATACGACTTTTCGCACTGGGAAGTAAACGGGATCAGGATAGATGGAAGAAGCGTAGAGATAACTCATGATTCACCAAAAAAGATAGTCGCCGTATATACGCTCAAGGGATACAGCGTGAATGTAAACACTGAGCCTTCGGGGCTGGAAGTGAAAGTGAACGGAGTCAAGAAGGTAGCTCCGGCAAGTGTGGTAGTCAATCATGGAGACACGGTATCACTTGAGATAGTAACGCCACAGGAGAGAGACGAGAGCGGTAATGTAGAAGGAATAGACACAAGGTACAGTTTCACCAAGTGGAGCGACGAAAGCACTGCGAAGGCGAGAACGATAACCGTAACCGAAAACGTATCGTTGACAGCCCAGATGAAGAGTGAGTATCTCGTAAGCGTGAGCTCATCGGTAGTCTCTATTCCCGGAAGCGGTTGGTACGAGAAGGGCAGCAGCCTAACGCTCACCGCTCCGCAGGTCGAAGGCTACTCCTTCCTCAACTGGACGGTGAACGGAGAGATAGTCGAGAATCAAGAACTCTGTATAACGGTAAGCGAACCTTCGAAAGTCGAAGCCATCTACGGGCAACTTGGAAAGTACAATCTGACAGTGAGTACCTATCCTGCCGGGCTCGAAATCCTTATAGATGGAGCAAAGAAGAAGGCACCGGCAATGATAGAAGATTGGGAAGGTTCTTCGCACAGTTTCGGAATAACCGCTCTCCAGGAGAGAGACGAATCGGATAGAATAGACGGTATAGACAGCAGATACACTTTCTTGAAGTGGAATGACGGAAACACTTCGACAACCAGGAATCTCGTTCTCTCTTCTTCTGTCTCCTATACAGCCCAGATGAAGAGTGAGTATCTCGTAAGCGTGAGCTCATCGGTAGTCTCTATTCCCGGAAGCGGTTGGTACGAGAAGGGCAGCAGCCTAACGCTCACCGCTCCGCAGGTCGAAGGCTACTCCTTCCTCAACTGGACGGTGAACGGAGAGACACTAAATGATAACCCGCTTCAGATAAATCTTGACAGTCCGAAGAAAGTTATCGCCAGATACAACGCGATCCCCACTCTGGAGATCCCGGATCAGACAGTGTGCACTGGAACGAATCTGGTTCTGGACCTGAGAAACTTCGTCTCAGACTCAGATGGTGATCCTATTGTATTCTCCAAAGTATCTGGAGTTGGAACGATAAGCGGAAACCAGTTCAGCTACAATGCGAACACTGCAGGAACCTATTCGGTGACCGTTAGAGCGAGCGACGGCAGGGGCGGAGAAGCGACCGATACTTTCAGCATAACTGTTGAGTCTTCCAATAACGCTCCTCTGAAGCCTTCAAATCCAGCCCCATCGAGCGGTGCTACGGGTGTCGGAACATCTATAACACTTTCATGGAACTGTTCTGATCCCGACGGCGACGCACTTGTATATGACATCTACTTCGGTACCACGACAAACCCTGCGAGAGTTTCGGCTGGACAGACGGCAAGAAGCTACACGGCTTCGAATCTCGCTGAAAGCACGAAGTATTACTGGAAAGTTGTCGCCAGAGATGCGAAGGGCCTCGAAACGGCAGGAGATCTCTGGAACTTCACCACAAAGAGCAATCAGCCACCCGCGAAGCCTTCAAGCCCCAATCCCGCAAATAACAGCAGTGATATCGCTGCTTCAATAACTCTCTCATGGAATTGCAGCGACCCCGATGGAGACTCTCTGAAATACGATGTCTACTTCGGCGAGAGCTCGAATCCATCGAAGGTGGCCTCGGGAATAACAACGAAATCTTACAACCCCGGCAATCTTCAGAATGGAAAGGATTACTACTGGAAGATAGTAGCGACAGACGCTAAGGGAGCAACTACCCAGGGAGATGTCTGGAAGTTCAGAACAGAAGCCGCCGAAATACCACCCGAAGACGGTATAGACATGAACGGGCCGGTTTACACGGGTAATGTCCTTCTAGTAAGCAATGAATCAGAGAGCGCAAACACTACAGAGTACACTGGAACGCTCAGTTCCGATTATCTTCCATCAGGGGATGTTCTTCCTAAAAATTTACCGATTGAAGCGTATGCTATAAATCCCGAGATACCTCTCCCCGATGACATCGATCTGTCGATGAAGATGCGACCGGATCTAGTTGAGGCAGGCTTCGAACTCGCAGCCGTAGGCAGCACGAGATCCTTCCACGTTAACAATTTCAGAACGAATTTGAATTACCAGATAACCGCGACTCTTCAGTATATTGGAGAGACCTGCGAAATATGGGTCGAGAATCCTTCGGAAATAACTGTTTCCAAGGCGACGCAGCTTGGTCAGGAGTTCGATAACGTCATCTATCCTCTGGCTACTGAATACTTCTACACTCCATCAGATGTAAACGGAGACGGAAGAGTTGCGATCCTCTGTTTCGATATTCAGGACGATTTCGACAACACTGGAGCTTATGTGGGCGGTTATTTCAGCTCTGGAGATCTCTTCAATACCAGTACTTCAAACAAGATGGAGATCTTCTATATAGACACCTATCCGACGATGCGCTACCCGGCATCGAACCCGGTAGATGTTTCAAGAGCTTACAGCACTCTGGTTCACGAGTTCCAGCACATGGTCAACTTTAACAGAAACTACTTTGTGGAGAAGGGTAGTTCAATGCCGAAGTGGTTAAATGAAGGTTTGTCGATGTCTGCCGAACATATCTACAAGGGGACTCTGACAAGCAGGATCAGCTACTACAATTACGCCACCAGCATAAAGAACGGACAGTCTCTGCTTTACTGGAATGACAACGGCGATGTGCTTGCTAATTACTCGCTCTCATACCTTTTCTTGCAGTATGTCAGAACACAGGGTGGAGGAGATCCCGCTATATTCAGAGATATTCTTCTGGATAGTTGTAATGATCAGAGGGCAGTGACGGCGACGCTGGCAAAGAGAGGGGTCAATGTCGGATTTGGAGATCTCATGACAGCGTTTAGGATCGCGCTTCTCCTCAAGAAACCGACGGGATTGTATGGTTTCAGAGGCGATAGCAGTTTCGACGGCATAACGGTCTCATACTACACCGGCGGTGCGAAGAATCTGAGGGGCGGAAGCGCAATATTCAAGACAATAAACCCGAGTTTTACGGATCCGGGTAATTCGGGAAGTTCCATACAGTATGTCGGAATATGCAAGTGA
- a CDS encoding InlB B-repeat-containing protein: MKKILFVLLLSLVFLAIITTQGCFLFRVIKLDIVTKNISLSIGESKTIQLTVKPIDTTLKFTSKNTSIATVSDSGTVTGISAGETEIEIEASKDKYKTVTKTVSVTVLAPSTYTVTFSVSDNQGAVQGANVAFNGENKSTDAQGKAVFTEVLAGSKAYTVSKEGYNNASGNINVDGDENVDITLTKKTYTIAATAGAGGSIGPSGEVEVSYGDSITFSILPDDSYTIEDVISDGVTIGPVDNYTYTKVTSDHTIHAAFRLKTYTLTTNTVGQGTVTKNPSKPTYDHGEEVELTATPDEGWSFVGWSGDLSGTANPANIAMDSNKTVTATFTIKKYTIAASANPPAGGTITGAGSYDHGDTVDLVAAANEGYEFVNWTENGVQVSTNAAYSFMATANRTLVANFRLKTYTITATAGAGGSINPSGDVSVNHGDDQEFAITPGEGYNVEDVLVDGESVGPRTSYTFTGVAADHTIHASFSLLPPPTYTVTFNVSDNQGAVQGASVTFYGETKATDVQGKAVFTGVLAGNRAYTVSKTGYNNATGNVNVDGDETVNVILTKKTYTITATAGAGGNINPAGSVQVEHGSNRLFNITPNTGYEIEDVKVDGVSIGAVSTYNFTNVTTNHTIHATFQLKSYTIVVSANPPAGGSVSGGGNYTHGDTVNLVAAANEGYEFVNWTENGVQVSTNAAYSFTATANRTLVANFRLKTYTITATAGTGGSINPAGSVNVTHGSNQSFTITPDTGYDIEDVKVDGVSIGAVSSYTFNNVTASHTISVTFKLKTYSLTTNVIGQGTVTKNPDKATYTHGEVVQLTANPSAGWAFDTWSGDLSGSANPANLTMNGNKTVTADFVRVYTVTFNVSDNQGKVQGANVAFNGENKSTDAQGKAVFTNVQSGTRSYTISKTGYNNVTDNVNVDGDKTVDIILTKKTYTIAVSANPAAGGTAAGGGVYTHGDTVNLSATPKEGYRFVNWTENGAQVSTNASYSFTATKNRTLVANFTTISKGTIQINNTTMDGFGQIDIYAEDFEFGVTAIEYVLSFDTTKLSVLAMSNDAGLGWPLANMIRNTDGIIHFIAGGQPVNLAGRTKIATIVVSEISSGSTTIGFTSYVYNDSPVETAVADDSQPPQEIRSPNITLIPGTITIN, translated from the coding sequence GTGAAGAAGATCTTATTTGTTTTGCTACTGAGCCTGGTTTTTCTCGCCATCATAACGACGCAAGGTTGTTTCCTTTTTAGGGTGATCAAGCTGGATATCGTAACGAAAAATATCTCCCTATCCATAGGTGAGTCCAAGACGATCCAGTTAACCGTGAAGCCCATCGATACAACGTTGAAATTCACGTCGAAAAATACATCGATTGCCACCGTCTCCGATTCCGGAACGGTTACAGGAATCTCCGCCGGTGAGACGGAGATCGAGATAGAAGCTTCCAAAGACAAATACAAGACTGTCACCAAAACCGTTAGCGTCACAGTGCTCGCACCATCGACATACACGGTAACTTTCAGCGTGAGCGATAACCAGGGAGCCGTACAGGGAGCCAACGTCGCCTTCAACGGAGAGAACAAGAGCACCGACGCCCAGGGGAAGGCCGTCTTCACCGAGGTTCTCGCGGGCAGTAAAGCATATACTGTGAGCAAAGAGGGTTACAACAACGCCAGCGGAAACATCAACGTCGATGGTGACGAGAACGTCGATATCACCCTCACGAAGAAGACATACACCATCGCCGCTACCGCCGGAGCGGGTGGGAGCATAGGCCCTTCCGGAGAAGTGGAAGTCAGTTATGGAGACAGTATCACTTTCAGCATACTTCCAGACGATAGTTACACTATAGAAGATGTAATTTCTGACGGAGTCACAATTGGACCGGTTGACAATTACACTTACACCAAAGTCACATCGGATCATACAATTCACGCGGCTTTCAGGCTCAAGACCTATACACTTACGACAAACACTGTAGGCCAGGGAACTGTAACGAAGAACCCGAGCAAACCTACGTATGATCATGGAGAGGAAGTAGAGCTTACCGCTACCCCTGATGAGGGCTGGAGCTTCGTTGGCTGGAGCGGAGACCTTAGTGGTACTGCAAATCCGGCAAACATAGCAATGGATTCAAATAAGACAGTAACAGCGACCTTCACAATAAAGAAGTACACGATAGCCGCATCGGCTAATCCTCCGGCCGGTGGAACAATAACTGGAGCCGGGAGCTACGACCACGGAGACACTGTGGACCTTGTGGCCGCTGCAAACGAAGGCTATGAATTTGTCAACTGGACAGAGAATGGGGTGCAGGTGAGCACGAACGCCGCTTACTCGTTCATGGCGACTGCGAACAGAACGCTCGTGGCCAACTTCAGACTTAAGACCTACACAATTACCGCGACGGCGGGAGCTGGAGGTAGTATAAATCCTTCGGGCGATGTCTCCGTAAATCATGGAGATGATCAGGAGTTTGCCATAACTCCCGGTGAGGGCTACAACGTTGAAGACGTACTGGTCGATGGGGAGTCTGTTGGACCGAGAACATCGTATACTTTCACCGGAGTCGCTGCTGATCACACGATCCACGCCAGCTTCTCACTTCTGCCCCCTCCAACATATACAGTGACCTTCAACGTGAGCGATAATCAGGGAGCAGTTCAGGGCGCGAGTGTTACATTCTACGGAGAGACAAAGGCCACAGACGTGCAGGGGAAGGCAGTGTTTACAGGAGTTCTGGCTGGTAACAGAGCATATACAGTGAGCAAGACAGGATACAACAACGCGACTGGCAACGTCAATGTCGACGGCGATGAGACAGTAAACGTGATACTCACAAAGAAGACCTACACGATCACCGCGACGGCGGGCGCGGGAGGCAATATAAATCCCGCGGGGAGTGTGCAGGTAGAACATGGATCGAACAGATTGTTCAACATAACCCCGAATACCGGATACGAGATAGAAGACGTAAAGGTAGATGGAGTCTCTATTGGGGCCGTTTCCACATACAACTTCACAAACGTCACGACTAACCACACCATTCACGCTACATTCCAACTTAAGAGTTATACAATAGTCGTTTCGGCAAATCCTCCTGCCGGAGGAAGTGTAAGCGGCGGAGGAAACTACACTCACGGAGATACTGTAAACCTTGTGGCCGCTGCAAACGAAGGCTATGAATTTGTCAACTGGACAGAGAATGGGGTGCAGGTGAGCACGAACGCCGCTTACTCGTTCACGGCGACCGCGAACAGGACACTCGTGGCCAACTTCAGACTTAAGACCTACACGATCACCGCAACGGCGGGCACGGGAGGAAGCATAAATCCCGCGGGGAGTGTGAACGTTACCCACGGCTCTAATCAGTCATTCACGATAACTCCGGACACCGGATATGACATAGAAGATGTGAAGGTAGACGGAGTTTCCATTGGAGCCGTATCCAGCTACACATTCAACAACGTGACTGCCAGTCATACTATCTCCGTCACATTCAAACTCAAGACCTATAGCCTAACGACAAACGTAATTGGTCAGGGGACTGTCACGAAGAATCCAGACAAAGCAACATATACTCATGGTGAAGTCGTTCAGCTCACAGCCAATCCTTCTGCCGGCTGGGCTTTCGACACCTGGAGCGGAGATTTGAGCGGCTCTGCAAACCCGGCCAATCTGACTATGAACGGAAACAAAACGGTGACTGCCGATTTCGTCAGAGTATATACGGTAACTTTCAATGTAAGCGATAACCAGGGAAAAGTTCAGGGCGCTAACGTCGCCTTCAACGGTGAGAACAAGAGCACCGACGCGCAGGGAAAGGCCGTCTTCACAAACGTTCAGTCAGGAACAAGATCATACACGATAAGCAAGACGGGATACAACAACGTGACTGATAACGTCAATGTCGATGGAGACAAGACGGTAGATATTATCCTGACAAAGAAGACCTATACAATAGCCGTTTCGGCCAATCCTGCAGCCGGAGGAACTGCTGCCGGTGGAGGGGTCTACACCCATGGAGATACTGTCAATCTTTCAGCCACCCCCAAAGAGGGATACAGGTTCGTCAACTGGACAGAGAATGGAGCACAGGTAAGTACTAACGCCAGTTATTCATTTACGGCTACAAAGAACAGAACGCTAGTTGCGAACTTCACTACTATAAGTAAAGGAACGATCCAGATAAACAACACCACGATGGATGGTTTTGGGCAGATAGACATATACGCCGAAGACTTCGAATTTGGTGTCACAGCGATTGAATACGTTTTGAGCTTTGATACAACAAAGCTGTCTGTGTTAGCCATGTCTAACGATGCCGGCCTTGGATGGCCGCTTGCGAACATGATAAGAAACACCGACGGAATAATCCATTTCATTGCAGGAGGTCAACCCGTGAACCTCGCGGGAAGAACCAAGATAGCAACGATTGTAGTATCCGAGATCTCATCTGGAAGTACAACCATCGGTTTTACTAGCTATGTATATAATGATTCTCCAGTAGAAACTGCGGTAGCCGATGACAGCCAGCCGCCTCAGGAAATAAGGAGTCCGAATATTACGCTGATTCCAGGCACGATAACCATAAACTGA
- a CDS encoding serine protease family protein — MFARAYETASFFTRPVVVLNRRGDGKVSATCGTFVILNSRGWMITVAHLWQSYFLFKKQQANPNETPEAKRITNHSFWWGKDGITLKDIRPFPEYDLVVGRLEPFEASEVKEYPEFVKVEDMRVGTSLCRVGYPFSRIKATFDDKQSRFLMDSKSLPSLYPIEGIYTRSVSALAFKGANKIAKFIETSSPGLLGQSGGPILDVTGRVWAVQSRTVHLPLGFSPKARKEGREVEENQFLNAGWGVHVEMIKDAISTAEITKSTAF; from the coding sequence ATGTTTGCAAGAGCATACGAAACAGCCAGTTTCTTCACACGTCCAGTAGTAGTACTGAACCGAAGAGGCGATGGAAAAGTCAGCGCAACCTGTGGAACGTTCGTTATTTTGAACAGTAGAGGCTGGATGATTACAGTTGCCCATCTGTGGCAGTCCTACTTTCTCTTCAAAAAACAGCAGGCAAATCCAAACGAAACTCCCGAAGCTAAAAGAATAACTAACCACTCATTCTGGTGGGGGAAAGATGGGATAACTCTCAAGGATATAAGACCGTTCCCGGAATACGATCTTGTTGTCGGAAGACTTGAGCCATTCGAAGCCTCAGAGGTAAAGGAGTATCCGGAATTCGTCAAGGTCGAAGATATGAGAGTAGGTACCAGTCTCTGTCGTGTTGGCTATCCATTCTCCAGAATCAAAGCGACTTTCGACGACAAGCAGTCACGTTTTCTTATGGACTCGAAGAGCCTTCCATCTCTCTATCCAATTGAGGGTATATATACGAGGTCAGTATCCGCGCTGGCCTTTAAAGGAGCAAATAAAATTGCCAAGTTCATAGAGACTTCATCTCCCGGACTCCTTGGACAAAGTGGCGGTCCTATACTGGATGTAACAGGTCGGGTCTGGGCCGTTCAGAGTCGTACCGTTCATCTGCCACTAGGATTCAGTCCGAAGGCAAGAAAAGAGGGTAGAGAAGTAGAGGAAAACCAGTTTCTGAACGCTGGTTGGGGAGTTCACGTTGAAATGATTAAGGACGCAATAAGCACGGCTGAAATCACAAAATCGACTGCTTTCTGA